A segment of the Rhizobium glycinendophyticum genome:
GCAATGTTCAAAATGTCCATGACGCCCCCGGCGTAACCCCGCTGTAGTTGTTACCTCACAGCGCTGATCGCTCTGGGCGCAAAGAAAGATTCCTTCCGGTACTCGCCAGGCGAACGGCCAAGCTGCCGTCGGAATGCCCTCGCGAATGCGGACTGAGAGGAGAAGCGGCAGGCGAAAGCAATTTCGGCAAGCGGCATGTCCGATGTGGAGAGCCAGGACAAGGCTCGATTGATCCTGCACACTCCGATGTAACCGTTTGGGCTTTGACCTGTGGCAGCCTTGAATGCCCTTGCAAAATGATGTCGACTAAGGCACGCAACCGCCGCGATTTCCGCCACAGTCAAATCGGTTTCCAGGTTGTCCTGTATGTACTCCAGGACCCTTTTCAACCGTCGTTGGTCCAGGGCACCCACCGGACCGCCGATCCGGCTCGCGGCGGCGTGGTGCTCGGTGTATCGCCCGCATATATGGGTCAAGAGTACGCTGGCGAGATGTTCCATCAACGTTTCACCGCCCGCAGTTTCTTCCCGGATTTCGGCAAGGATGCGGAGACAAATCTGGCGGACGAACTCGTCCTCAAGACCCGCGCGGTAAAGGCTCGCGTCAAAAGCTACAGGCCGCGACGCCATCGCGGACAGCGTGTCGATCTGCTCGTCTGATATGTAGACGTGCAGAACTTCGGGGATAGCCTCGGTTATACTGATCTCGTCTTCTTCCACACCCTTCGGGCAGAGCCAGATCGTTCCCGACCGACTTGGAGTAACCTGCAGATTGCCGTTTCCCCTCCGTACGACCGTGCCATCGCGGGTTCCCCGAACCGCAAACGTTATCTCCGTTTTCGACGAGCAAATATCAGGGATTTTACCAGATGGATGTGCTCGCAACTCGGCTGCCAAGCCCGACCAACCTCGACCACGGGAGGATACGAGCAGTCCAGCATCGGGGAACTTCTGAAATCCATGCTCATGCAACGAGTTCATCACGGCCACCTCCGGGAAATTTCGCCCCTGTAGCGTTTGTAAAGCCTCGCACAGCCCGAAATCAAGCGGAACAGCACGCAAGGTCAAAACCACGGCACGCCGGGGCAAGGCGCGGGTCATCACCAATTATACTATTGAGCTTAGCAGCTAAGTCGCTTCGTGGCCTGGCGAGTCCAATTGATGGACCGACTATCCGCATTTCTTTGAATACATGGTTTTTGCAGGCTAAACGGCCCGAGCGGTGACCTTGGTTTATCGGGTCTCTGAGGGCTGCAGGCAAGGTTGGCCAAAAGTCAGAACACGCTGGTGAATAGATAGTATCGCTGGAGTTCGAGGTTGGAAGAGGAATTTTATTTCGGGAGGTTTTGCTTGGTCCCTGCGAGGCGAACCCTCCTGCAGGGAGAGACCATTGTTCCGATCGGCAGTAGAGCGATGGATATACTTCTATTCCTCACTGCCCATCCCGGGAGCCTCAAGACCAACCAAGAGATCGTGAAGCACGTATGGCCGGAAACCTTTGTAGGCGACGCTAATCTTCGGGTTCACGTCTCCGCATTGAGAAAGGCGCTTGGCGATACGAAAGCCGAGCCTCATTTTATCGCCAACGTTCCAGGTCGCGGGTATGTGTTTGTCGCGCCCGTGGAGCGCCGCCCCTCAAAGGCCGCCCCCCTCCCCCTAAAGCGACAGGTTTATCGCGGTATCGAGCGCTCGAAGATTTACGGTCGCGACCAAAGCATAAAAGCGGTGTTGGCGCAGCTCGTTCAAAGTCGTCTTGTCACCATAACGGGACCGCGCGGCATCGGAAAGTCGACCGTGGCGACCGCGATTGCGGCGATATTGTCGCGTCGGCTGGACGTCCATCGGGTCGAACTTTCAGATGTGGCTTCAGGTGAGCTTCTATCCACTGTAATCTCAACAGCGCTTGGCCTCCGGTCCCGTGCCGGTGATATGGTAGGTACAATTTCGAGCGCTCTTGACGTCAAACCTGCGCTGGTCGTGTTGGACGGATGTGAGCATCTGATAGACGATACTACCAGGTTCGTTGAAGCGGTGCTGAACCGCACGACCTCGGTTTGTTTCTTGGTTACGAGCCGCGAGCCGCTTGGGGTAGTAGGTGAACGTGTGCACCGTTTGTTGCCCCTGAATGTTCCAGAAGCTGACGCCAGCCTTGAGGAGGCCCTGAAGTCGCCCTCAGTCCAACTTTTCGTGGAGAGAGCAGATGCATATCTCGGCGGATACGAGTTTCGCCCAGAAGATGTTCCCGTAATCATCGACATATGCGCACGGGTTGACGGGATCGCGCTGGCCATTGAACTCGCGGCCGGTCGCCTCAAACCGATGGGCTTTGCATCCCTTAGCAAATCGCTCGCCGAGTGTTTCAATGTTCTCAGCCACGGGCGGCGCACGGCCCTACCAAGGCACCAAACACTACGGGCGGCCCTGGAGTGGAGCTACATGTTGTTAACGCCAGCCGAGCAAGTCGGACTTGCCGAACTGTCCGTCATCAGAGGTTGGTTCACCATGAGCGCGGCGGAGTCGGTGATGACCAGTAACGCCGATGATCTCCTAACGACTCTTGTCGCCAAATCGCTGGTCGTCATCTCTCAGAATGCGAATGATCACGTATATCGGTTGCATGATACCACGCGCATCTACGCAGGCGAAAAACTTGCGGAGCGCGGAGAATTCGACGCCACGATGGGGAGGCTCGCAGATTTTCTGTGTAAACTACTCGACAGCTCCGCCTTGACGACGGACCCGCATACCATGGCTGACGACGCGAGCGACTTCGGGTATGTTGTCCCCAGCCTCAGGGCCTGCCTCGATTGGGCTTTGACCGGACCAGGTGACAGGCTGCTCGGGGCGCGGCTTACCGCCGCGGCTCTGCCATTGTTCTTCAAGCTATCTCTCTTCGACGAATTGATTGCTGCAGTTTCCGCATCGATCGCC
Coding sequences within it:
- a CDS encoding ATP-binding protein, which gives rise to MDILLFLTAHPGSLKTNQEIVKHVWPETFVGDANLRVHVSALRKALGDTKAEPHFIANVPGRGYVFVAPVERRPSKAAPLPLKRQVYRGIERSKIYGRDQSIKAVLAQLVQSRLVTITGPRGIGKSTVATAIAAILSRRLDVHRVELSDVASGELLSTVISTALGLRSRAGDMVGTISSALDVKPALVVLDGCEHLIDDTTRFVEAVLNRTTSVCFLVTSREPLGVVGERVHRLLPLNVPEADASLEEALKSPSVQLFVERADAYLGGYEFRPEDVPVIIDICARVDGIALAIELAAGRLKPMGFASLSKSLAECFNVLSHGRRTALPRHQTLRAALEWSYMLLTPAEQVGLAELSVIRGWFTMSAAESVMTSNADDLLTTLVAKSLVVISQNANDHVYRLHDTTRIYAGEKLAERGEFDATMGRLADFLCKLLDSSALTTDPHTMADDASDFGYVVPSLRACLDWALTGPGDRLLGARLTAAALPLFFKLSLFDELIAAVSASIAFLDVNPEVDEACRTKLYAALVWPQLMAADAPEGDVEAWTSSSRISQKLGDVGHHLRSGDYG
- a CDS encoding AraC family transcriptional regulator encodes the protein MTRALPRRAVVLTLRAVPLDFGLCEALQTLQGRNFPEVAVMNSLHEHGFQKFPDAGLLVSSRGRGWSGLAAELRAHPSGKIPDICSSKTEITFAVRGTRDGTVVRRGNGNLQVTPSRSGTIWLCPKGVEEDEISITEAIPEVLHVYISDEQIDTLSAMASRPVAFDASLYRAGLEDEFVRQICLRILAEIREETAGGETLMEHLASVLLTHICGRYTEHHAAASRIGGPVGALDQRRLKRVLEYIQDNLETDLTVAEIAAVACLSRHHFARAFKAATGQSPNGYIGVCRINRALSWLSTSDMPLAEIAFACRFSSQSAFARAFRRQLGRSPGEYRKESFFAPRAISAVR